One window of the Archangium primigenium genome contains the following:
- a CDS encoding LysR substrate-binding domain-containing protein gives MRDLNDMYFFTEVVSNGGFAPAGRVLRQPKSKLSRRVARLEQSLGVRLIERSSRSFRVTDVGQAFYDHCQNVLAEVNRAEAVVAATQGEPHGTVRFNCPLGLVDSLGCLLVSFMNRYPRVNLQVVATNRRVDLIAERIDLALRVSPLMDTDAAFTVRKLLESNCILVASPTWAQRLAGRGVEELASVPTLSLSEHEGQDTWAFLGPEQRTFTLQHKPRLSCGDGPTLRSAAIDGLGVALLPEPLCGAAVRSGQLVRVFPDWHTQQGLVHLVYTSRRGLPPPVSALIAHLTEHVRGLTCARTEP, from the coding sequence ATGCGGGACTTGAACGACATGTACTTCTTCACCGAGGTGGTCTCGAACGGAGGCTTCGCGCCGGCGGGCCGGGTGCTGCGGCAGCCCAAGTCGAAGCTCAGCCGCCGGGTGGCGCGGCTCGAGCAGAGCCTCGGGGTGCGGCTGATCGAACGCTCCTCGCGCAGCTTTCGCGTCACCGACGTGGGCCAGGCCTTCTACGACCACTGCCAGAACGTGCTGGCGGAGGTGAACCGGGCCGAGGCCGTGGTGGCCGCCACCCAGGGCGAGCCGCATGGGACCGTCCGGTTCAACTGCCCCCTGGGCCTCGTCGATTCGCTGGGGTGCCTGCTCGTCAGCTTCATGAATCGCTACCCCCGGGTGAACCTGCAGGTGGTGGCCACCAATCGGCGGGTCGATCTCATCGCCGAGCGCATCGACCTCGCGCTGCGCGTGAGCCCCCTGATGGATACCGACGCGGCCTTCACCGTGCGCAAGCTCCTGGAGAGCAACTGCATCCTCGTCGCATCGCCGACGTGGGCCCAGCGCCTCGCGGGGCGAGGCGTGGAGGAGCTGGCGTCGGTGCCCACCTTGAGCCTTTCCGAACACGAAGGGCAGGACACCTGGGCGTTCCTGGGGCCCGAGCAGCGGACGTTCACCCTGCAGCACAAGCCCCGCCTGTCCTGTGGAGATGGCCCGACCCTCCGCTCGGCGGCGATCGACGGGCTCGGGGTCGCCCTGTTGCCCGAACCCCTCTGCGGCGCCGCCGTGCGCTCGGGCCAGCTCGTCCGGGTGTTCCCCGACTGGCACACCCAGCAGGGCCTGGTCCACCTCGTCTACACCAGCCGCCGGGGCCTTCCCCCCCCGGTGTCCGCGTTGATCGCGCACCTGACGGAGCATGTCCGGGGGTTGACGTGCGCGAGGACGGAGCCCTGA
- a CDS encoding AraC family transcriptional regulator, with amino-acid sequence MESFTELPAALPGLRVMRGMTTSLHTGIKEHWGIGRIDEGDTEWWGGGCIRRSVSGCILLKRPGDVVRHLRHRGPTVFSVVLLPTDDVARVVRETDAVVTPQFEPGDPRAAPFHRLLDAACSGEDRFTLEVALAEALQALGATRDTRSDPSRPVRRALAFIHEHLEESISLEELATHAKLDKFHLCRAFRAQVGMPPHAYLTHLRVARAKELLHRGVRPSELAPLVGFYDQAQLTRHFRRLVGTTPARYAKTPNDPRFRGVLRPPAQSEASTPPHSSPNDRREPVAPGEATGWRTC; translated from the coding sequence ATGGAGAGCTTCACCGAGCTTCCCGCCGCGCTTCCCGGCCTGCGCGTGATGCGCGGCATGACGACATCGCTGCATACCGGCATCAAGGAACACTGGGGTATCGGGCGCATCGACGAGGGCGACACCGAGTGGTGGGGCGGCGGGTGTATCCGGCGCTCGGTGTCCGGATGCATCCTCCTGAAGCGGCCCGGCGACGTGGTGCGCCACCTGCGGCATCGCGGACCCACGGTCTTCAGCGTCGTCCTCTTGCCGACGGACGACGTGGCCCGGGTCGTTCGCGAGACAGACGCCGTGGTGACGCCCCAGTTCGAGCCCGGTGACCCTCGCGCCGCGCCCTTCCATCGGCTGCTCGACGCGGCCTGTTCCGGCGAGGACCGCTTCACGCTGGAGGTGGCGCTCGCGGAGGCCCTCCAGGCGCTGGGGGCGACCCGCGACACACGGTCGGACCCCTCGCGTCCCGTGCGACGCGCGCTGGCGTTCATCCACGAGCACCTCGAGGAATCGATCTCCCTGGAGGAACTCGCGACGCACGCGAAGCTCGACAAGTTCCATCTGTGCCGTGCCTTCCGCGCACAGGTCGGGATGCCTCCGCACGCGTACCTCACGCATCTGCGCGTCGCCCGTGCGAAGGAACTGCTCCACCGCGGGGTGAGGCCCTCCGAACTCGCCCCCTTGGTGGGCTTCTACGACCAGGCGCAGCTGACACGTCACTTCCGGCGACTCGTGGGGACGACGCCCGCGCGCTATGCGAAGACGCCGAATGACCCACGGTTCCGTGGCGTGCTTCGGCCTCCTGCCCAGTCGGAAGCCTCCACGCCGCCGCATTCATCACCGAACGACAGGCGGGAGCCTGTCGCACCAGGAGAAGCAACGGGATGGCGCACGTGCTGA
- a CDS encoding Crp/Fnr family transcriptional regulator has translation MSYAALLVHVPMFSSLGPEDLEQLSAVLQPWRYSKGEVIFHQGDVATALYIVRKGEVSIRLSTSEGKERLLTLLKRGDSFGEMALLDGEPRSTDAVAREETSVLRLQREDFQRFVETRPWVAMRMLAEMSRVIRRITRRVYDASFLDARSRLARVLLDMVEEQGGAAAQEAVLASQLTQSDLAHLCGLTRESTNKCLRAMARDGILSYEDGRITVLKVTELRANAD, from the coding sequence ATGTCCTACGCGGCGCTCCTCGTCCATGTCCCCATGTTCTCCTCGCTCGGCCCCGAGGACCTGGAGCAGCTCTCCGCGGTCCTGCAGCCCTGGCGCTACAGCAAGGGGGAGGTCATCTTCCATCAGGGCGACGTGGCGACGGCACTCTACATCGTGCGCAAGGGCGAGGTGTCCATCCGGCTGAGCACCTCGGAGGGCAAGGAGCGGCTGCTGACGCTGCTCAAGCGGGGGGACTCCTTCGGTGAGATGGCGCTGCTGGACGGCGAGCCGCGCTCGACGGACGCGGTGGCCCGGGAGGAGACGTCGGTGCTGCGGCTGCAGCGCGAGGACTTCCAGCGCTTCGTGGAAACGCGCCCCTGGGTGGCCATGCGCATGCTGGCCGAGATGAGCCGGGTCATCCGCCGGATCACCCGGCGCGTGTATGACGCGAGCTTCCTGGATGCGCGCTCGCGCCTGGCGCGGGTGCTGCTGGACATGGTCGAGGAGCAGGGCGGGGCGGCCGCTCAGGAAGCGGTGCTGGCCTCCCAGTTGACCCAATCAGACCTCGCGCACCTGTGCGGACTGACGCGCGAGAGCACCAACAAGTGCCTGCGTGCCATGGCGCGTGACGGCATCCTGTCCTACGAGGACGGCCGCATCACGGTGCTGAAGGTCACGGAGTTGCGCGCCAACGCGGACTGA
- a CDS encoding SDR family NAD(P)-dependent oxidoreductase, with translation MSNKLQGKVAVVTGGNGGIGLATAKRFAAEGARVFITGRRQAELDAAVKAIGPQATGVQGDMSKLADIDRLYEVVKQKADALDIVFANAGTGEFAALGTITEKHFDDTFNTNVKGVLFTVQKALPLLREGASIIINGSTTSVMATPAFSVYSATKAAVRSFARNWILDLKGRPIRVNVLSPGATRTPGMHTLHTLAGGEAHAKEVYEQFANMIPMGRMADPDEMAKVAVFLASDDSSYVNGVELFVDGGVAQI, from the coding sequence ATGAGCAACAAACTGCAGGGCAAGGTGGCCGTGGTGACGGGTGGCAATGGGGGAATCGGGCTCGCCACGGCGAAGCGTTTCGCCGCCGAGGGGGCGCGGGTCTTCATCACGGGCCGCCGTCAGGCGGAGCTGGACGCCGCGGTGAAGGCGATCGGTCCCCAGGCCACGGGCGTCCAGGGCGACATGTCCAAGCTGGCCGACATCGACCGGCTCTACGAGGTGGTGAAGCAGAAGGCGGACGCCCTGGACATCGTCTTCGCCAACGCGGGCACGGGGGAGTTCGCCGCCCTGGGCACCATCACGGAGAAGCACTTCGACGACACCTTCAACACCAACGTCAAGGGCGTGCTGTTCACGGTCCAGAAGGCACTGCCGCTGCTGCGGGAGGGGGCCTCCATCATCATCAACGGCTCGACGACGAGCGTCATGGCCACGCCGGCGTTCAGCGTCTACAGCGCGACCAAGGCGGCCGTGCGCAGCTTCGCCCGCAACTGGATCCTCGACCTGAAGGGCCGCCCCATCCGCGTCAACGTCCTCAGCCCGGGCGCCACCCGGACGCCGGGAATGCATACCCTGCACACGCTCGCCGGGGGCGAGGCGCACGCGAAGGAGGTCTACGAGCAGTTCGCCAACATGATCCCCATGGGCCGGATGGCGGACCCCGACGAGATGGCCAAGGTCGCCGTGTTCCTCGCCTCGGACGACAGCAGCTACGTCAACGGCGTCGAGCTGTTCGTCGATGGCGGCGTCGCCCAGATCTGA
- a CDS encoding adenylate/guanylate cyclase domain-containing protein — protein sequence MQLIMNPGLTDEQVFDLPEGPVTIGRTEESTLCILHKSLSRRHAQLERQDERVVLVDLNSKNGTFVDEQRISRHELKDGGAFRCGEVRFKLVPTAHELPLDLSSTQLRSLRTQLLPGPMDDLLDRRAERLDQSAIRVRPTEQAERAQSKLQVLLKVSQLLSSPGSLDALLERILELLFQIMDVSRAALLMADPATGRLTPRVSRLSTGEKPSGAFYSQRIVDYTRTQSVAALFADARRDLRLDAASSVMRQSIQSSMCAPLKPRDEVLGVLYVDNLTRPNGFTDEDLEFLTAFANQAAIAIDNALLVRRLEEEAVLMRFFPPTTLKKLRMARGGSLETQETEVTVLFSDISGFTALSSTLEPRQVVELLNDYFPVMAEIVFKYEGTLEKYIGDALMAVWGAPFSHGDDVDRAVRAAVEMQQALAQLNTRWRAQGRPELNIHVGLNTGRVAAGNIGSEKYLQYATIGDATNVASRVCSAAGDGEICMNATTFERWKDRAWPAHPLPATWVKGKQEALSLHRLEWRESSGT from the coding sequence ATGCAGCTCATCATGAATCCAGGGCTGACGGACGAGCAGGTGTTCGATCTCCCCGAAGGCCCCGTGACGATCGGACGCACCGAGGAGAGCACCTTGTGCATCCTGCACAAGAGCCTCTCGCGGCGGCATGCGCAGCTCGAACGCCAGGACGAGCGGGTCGTGCTGGTCGACCTGAACAGCAAGAATGGGACATTCGTCGACGAGCAGCGAATCAGCCGCCATGAGTTGAAGGACGGCGGGGCGTTCCGGTGTGGCGAGGTGCGGTTCAAGCTCGTCCCCACCGCGCACGAACTGCCCCTGGACCTGTCATCGACCCAGCTGCGGTCCCTTCGCACCCAGCTGCTCCCAGGCCCGATGGACGACCTGCTGGATCGGCGCGCGGAGCGTCTGGACCAGTCCGCCATCCGGGTGCGGCCCACGGAGCAAGCAGAGCGGGCCCAGAGCAAGCTCCAGGTGCTGCTCAAGGTGAGCCAGTTGCTCTCCTCGCCAGGCTCCCTCGATGCCTTGCTGGAGCGCATCCTGGAGCTGCTCTTCCAGATCATGGACGTGAGCCGCGCCGCCCTCCTGATGGCGGACCCCGCCACGGGGAGGCTCACGCCGCGCGTGTCGCGCCTGTCCACGGGAGAAAAACCCTCGGGCGCCTTCTACAGCCAGCGCATCGTCGACTACACGCGGACGCAGAGCGTGGCGGCGCTCTTCGCCGATGCCCGGCGGGATCTCCGCCTGGACGCGGCCTCGTCGGTGATGCGGCAGTCCATCCAGTCCTCCATGTGTGCCCCGCTCAAGCCTCGCGACGAGGTGCTGGGCGTGCTGTACGTGGACAACCTCACCCGCCCCAACGGCTTCACCGACGAGGATCTGGAGTTCCTCACCGCCTTCGCCAATCAGGCGGCCATCGCCATCGACAACGCGCTGCTGGTGCGGCGGCTCGAGGAAGAGGCCGTGCTGATGCGCTTCTTCCCGCCCACCACGCTCAAGAAGCTGCGGATGGCCCGGGGCGGCTCGCTGGAGACCCAGGAGACGGAGGTGACCGTGCTCTTCTCCGACATCAGTGGCTTCACCGCGCTCTCCTCCACGCTGGAGCCCCGGCAGGTGGTGGAGTTGCTCAATGACTACTTCCCGGTGATGGCGGAGATCGTCTTCAAGTACGAGGGCACGCTGGAGAAGTACATCGGCGACGCGCTGATGGCGGTATGGGGCGCGCCCTTCTCCCATGGGGATGACGTGGACCGGGCCGTGCGCGCCGCGGTGGAGATGCAGCAAGCCCTGGCCCAACTCAACACCCGTTGGCGGGCCCAGGGTCGGCCCGAGTTGAACATCCACGTGGGCCTGAACACGGGGCGCGTGGCGGCCGGCAACATCGGCTCCGAGAAATACCTGCAGTACGCCACCATCGGGGATGCGACCAACGTCGCCAGCCGGGTGTGCTCCGCCGCGGGGGACGGGGAGATCTGCATGAACGCCACCACTTTCGAGCGGTGGAAGGATCGCGCCTGGCCCGCCCACCCCTTGCCCGCCACCTGGGTGAAGGGCAAGCAGGAAGCCCTGAGCCTGCACCGGTTGGAGTGGCGGGAATCGTCTGGAACGTGA
- a CDS encoding protein kinase domain-containing protein, translating into MSFRRIGSRYQLERKIAGGGMGAIWVALDSQLKRRVALKLMAPERIDSYSARHQFEREAMAIAQLRNPHVVQVHDYGVDGDTPYIVMELLEGEDLEARLERQGRLEPAVVASLLNQIARALASAHASGVIHRDLKPANLFLARGDGEEVVKVLDFGLARWEGGASSSSSEQPGQVMGTLRYMSPEQMRGDARVDHRTDLWSFAVVAYRALTGRFPFSADALGEMSRGRAVAEPPSQWVPELGQGVDAFFARALHVEPSRRFQSARELASAFAELLEKSRPARAAKIMVIDDEPDVELLMRQRFRKQLRDAVYEFVFASDGEDALAKLRQHPDTQVILSDINMPRMDGLTFLARVGEVNPLAKVIMVSAYSNMGNIRVAMNHGAFDFLVKPIDFQDLEATLTKALKQVTELRQMVRSAEENHLLRMFVNGGILDRMAPLMLGPDLVDGERMEATVAFLDLKDFTPITGKAQPEAVIRRLNANFEVIVAELLARGGLVDKFVGDAVMAVFQGPGHLRRGLEACLAARLQLRAMAFRYGEDSPYVHGVNMGLDSGELICGSIGAKGLGQLDYTVLGTTVNTAARLAVLADKDQLLIAEHLQARVEEEFECRALGSRLIPGSALPLGVQEVVARREQRVSSADRTASIEENVPHVHVPARLVAKKEDNTR; encoded by the coding sequence ATGTCCTTTCGCCGTATCGGGAGCAGGTACCAGTTGGAGCGCAAGATCGCGGGCGGTGGGATGGGCGCCATCTGGGTCGCGCTCGATTCCCAGTTGAAGCGACGGGTCGCGCTCAAGCTGATGGCACCCGAGCGCATCGACTCCTACTCCGCGCGTCATCAGTTCGAGCGGGAGGCGATGGCGATCGCGCAGTTGCGCAATCCGCATGTGGTGCAGGTCCACGACTATGGCGTGGATGGTGACACGCCCTACATCGTGATGGAGTTGCTCGAGGGGGAAGACCTCGAGGCACGACTCGAGCGGCAGGGGCGTCTGGAGCCCGCCGTGGTCGCCTCGTTGCTCAACCAGATCGCCCGCGCGCTCGCCTCGGCGCATGCGTCCGGCGTCATCCACCGGGATCTCAAGCCCGCCAACCTCTTCCTCGCCCGGGGCGATGGCGAGGAAGTGGTGAAGGTGCTCGACTTCGGACTGGCCCGGTGGGAGGGCGGCGCATCCTCATCCTCGTCCGAGCAGCCGGGCCAGGTGATGGGCACGCTGCGGTACATGAGCCCCGAGCAGATGCGGGGCGACGCCCGGGTCGATCACCGCACGGACCTGTGGTCGTTCGCGGTGGTGGCCTACCGGGCCTTGACCGGTCGCTTTCCCTTCTCCGCGGATGCCCTCGGCGAGATGAGCCGAGGCCGCGCCGTGGCGGAGCCCCCCTCGCAATGGGTGCCCGAGCTGGGCCAGGGCGTGGATGCCTTCTTCGCGCGCGCCCTGCATGTCGAGCCCTCGCGGCGGTTCCAGTCCGCGCGGGAGCTGGCCTCGGCCTTCGCCGAGTTGTTGGAGAAGAGCCGTCCGGCCCGGGCCGCGAAGATCATGGTCATCGACGACGAGCCCGACGTGGAGCTGCTGATGCGTCAGCGCTTCCGCAAGCAATTGCGTGATGCCGTCTACGAGTTCGTCTTCGCCAGTGACGGCGAGGACGCCCTGGCGAAGCTGCGCCAGCACCCCGACACCCAGGTGATCCTCTCCGACATCAACATGCCGCGCATGGACGGGCTCACGTTCCTCGCGCGGGTGGGCGAGGTGAACCCGCTCGCCAAGGTCATCATGGTCTCGGCCTACAGCAACATGGGCAACATCCGGGTGGCGATGAACCACGGGGCCTTCGACTTCCTCGTCAAGCCCATCGACTTCCAGGATCTGGAGGCCACGCTCACCAAGGCACTCAAGCAAGTGACCGAGCTGCGGCAGATGGTGCGCTCCGCCGAGGAGAACCACCTGCTGCGGATGTTCGTGAATGGGGGCATCCTCGATCGGATGGCGCCGTTGATGCTCGGCCCCGATCTGGTGGACGGCGAGCGCATGGAGGCCACGGTGGCCTTCCTGGACCTGAAGGACTTCACGCCCATCACGGGCAAGGCCCAGCCCGAGGCCGTCATCCGCCGGCTGAATGCCAACTTCGAGGTCATCGTCGCCGAGCTGCTCGCGCGCGGGGGCCTCGTGGACAAGTTCGTGGGCGACGCGGTGATGGCCGTGTTCCAGGGCCCGGGGCATCTGCGCCGGGGTCTGGAAGCCTGTCTCGCGGCCCGGCTGCAGCTGCGCGCCATGGCCTTCCGGTATGGCGAGGACTCCCCCTATGTCCATGGGGTGAACATGGGCCTGGACTCCGGGGAGCTCATCTGCGGCAGCATCGGCGCCAAGGGGCTGGGCCAGCTGGACTACACGGTGCTCGGCACGACGGTGAACACCGCGGCCCGGCTGGCGGTGCTCGCCGACAAGGACCAGCTCCTCATCGCCGAGCACCTCCAAGCGCGCGTGGAGGAGGAATTCGAGTGCAGGGCGCTCGGGTCGAGGCTCATCCCCGGCTCCGCCCTGCCCCTGGGCGTGCAGGAGGTCGTGGCCCGTCGGGAACAACGCGTCTCCAGCGCGGATCGGACGGCCTCCATCGAGGAGAACGTGCCGCACGTGCACGTGCCCGCCAGGCTCGTGGCCAAGAAGGAAGACAACACCCGCTAA
- a CDS encoding alpha/beta hydrolase: MAHVLKSISFRNGNLTLAGVLRLPEGFDEAGTHAAIVLATPGSSVKEQIGAIYADRLTARGFVTLTFDPSYQGESDGHPRDLEDPSARVEDIRCAVDFLMTLPYVGENRVGLLGICAGGGYAVNAALTEHRFKAVGTVVASNIGRAFRRMQPMADVLKILDAVGQQRTLEARGGAQRRDPWIPDTLEEAQAAGVTDPDVLDAIRFYRTPPWRHTNSTNRVYFRSFGALLGFDAFHLVPELLTQPLQVIVGGRIGITGSYEDGQTLFDLARTQKEFFVVEGAGHYDLYSKAEYVDQAIARLAPFYAADLGGSRG, translated from the coding sequence ATGGCGCACGTGCTGAAAAGCATTTCGTTCAGGAACGGAAACCTCACCCTCGCGGGTGTCCTTCGCCTCCCCGAGGGCTTCGACGAGGCCGGTACCCATGCGGCCATCGTCCTCGCCACGCCTGGGAGCAGCGTGAAGGAGCAGATCGGCGCGATCTACGCGGACAGGCTGACGGCCCGTGGGTTCGTGACGCTCACCTTCGATCCTTCCTACCAGGGTGAAAGCGATGGCCACCCCCGCGATCTGGAAGATCCGTCAGCGCGCGTGGAGGACATTCGCTGCGCCGTCGATTTCCTCATGACGCTGCCCTACGTCGGCGAGAACCGTGTCGGCCTGCTCGGTATCTGCGCGGGGGGCGGCTATGCGGTGAACGCCGCTTTGACCGAACATCGGTTCAAGGCGGTGGGCACGGTGGTGGCCAGCAATATCGGTCGGGCGTTCCGGCGCATGCAGCCGATGGCGGACGTCCTGAAAATCCTCGATGCGGTCGGACAGCAGCGGACGCTCGAGGCGCGGGGCGGAGCGCAGCGCCGCGACCCCTGGATTCCCGATACCCTGGAAGAAGCACAAGCCGCCGGAGTCACCGATCCCGACGTGCTCGACGCCATCAGGTTCTACCGGACGCCGCCCTGGCGCCACACGAACTCCACCAACCGCGTCTACTTCCGCAGCTTCGGGGCCTTGTTGGGATTCGACGCCTTCCACCTCGTGCCCGAGCTGCTGACGCAGCCGCTCCAGGTCATCGTCGGCGGTCGCATCGGCATCACGGGCTCCTACGAAGACGGCCAGACGCTTTTCGACCTCGCGCGCACCCAGAAGGAGTTCTTCGTCGTCGAGGGCGCGGGCCATTACGACCTGTACAGCAAGGCCGAGTACGTGGATCAGGCCATCGCCCGGCTGGCGCCGTTCTACGCGGCAGATCTCGGTGGGAGTCGGGGCTGA
- a CDS encoding glutathione S-transferase, whose translation MSDVKFELYYWPGIPGRGEFVRLVLEEAGADWVDVGMSSQEGGKAVMDRVGRGPVPAYAPPLLKVGDLVLSQTANICSYLGERFGLVPSDETSCLHARQLQLTIADAVAEAHDTHHPVAVMKYYEEQKEVARARAEDFRAHRLPKYLGYFERVLQENPQGGGKYLLGQDFSYPELALFQLVQGLTYAFPNAMRRVAPRFPGVMALRQRVAERPRIAAYKNSPRAQPFNEQGIFRRYPELDDPAS comes from the coding sequence ATGAGCGACGTGAAGTTCGAGTTGTACTATTGGCCCGGCATCCCCGGCCGGGGCGAGTTCGTGCGACTGGTGCTCGAAGAGGCCGGCGCGGATTGGGTGGATGTGGGCATGTCCTCCCAGGAGGGGGGCAAGGCCGTCATGGACCGGGTGGGCCGGGGCCCCGTGCCCGCCTACGCGCCGCCTCTGTTGAAGGTGGGTGACCTCGTGCTCTCCCAGACCGCCAACATCTGCTCCTATCTGGGCGAACGTTTCGGTCTCGTCCCCTCCGACGAGACCTCGTGTCTGCATGCGCGCCAATTGCAGCTCACGATCGCGGACGCGGTCGCGGAGGCACACGACACCCACCATCCTGTCGCCGTGATGAAGTACTACGAAGAGCAGAAGGAGGTCGCGAGGGCTCGCGCCGAGGACTTCCGCGCCCACCGCCTTCCGAAGTACCTGGGCTACTTCGAGCGCGTCCTCCAGGAGAATCCCCAGGGAGGGGGCAAGTACCTGCTCGGCCAGGACTTCAGCTACCCGGAGCTGGCGCTGTTCCAGCTCGTGCAAGGCCTGACGTATGCCTTTCCCAACGCCATGCGCCGCGTCGCGCCCCGGTTCCCGGGCGTCATGGCCTTGCGTCAGCGGGTCGCGGAGCGCCCCCGCATCGCCGCGTACAAGAACTCCCCCCGCGCCCAGCCGTTCAACGAGCAGGGCATCTTCCGCCGCTACCCCGAACTGGATGACCCGGCGTCCTGA
- a CDS encoding aldo/keto reductase: MSEKQRIALGCMGMSGVYGKTDDTKSIAVIHAAIAHGITLLDTGDFYASGHNELLIGKAIAGRRDKVQLSVKFGMMRGPDGAPVGVDTRPAAVKNFLTYSLMRLGTDHVDVYRPARLDPTVPIEDTVGAIADLVKAGYVRKIGLSEVGPETLRRAAKVHPIADLQIEYSLVSRDPEDAIFPILHELGMGATLYGVLSRGLLPASPLQPGDARAHMPRFSGDNAAANARLVAALRDLAEKWGLSPGQLAIGYVLGKAPRFTPTLGMRTLEQLDEALAAKPLTADQITQVEKLVPRGAIAGTRYPAAHMAHLDSERR, encoded by the coding sequence ATGAGCGAAAAACAGCGGATCGCCTTGGGTTGCATGGGGATGTCTGGGGTGTACGGCAAGACGGACGACACGAAGAGCATCGCCGTCATCCACGCCGCCATCGCGCACGGCATCACCCTCCTGGACACCGGTGACTTCTATGCCTCCGGACACAACGAGCTGCTCATTGGCAAGGCCATCGCTGGCCGCCGGGACAAGGTCCAGCTCTCCGTGAAGTTCGGCATGATGCGGGGGCCCGACGGTGCCCCCGTGGGGGTCGACACACGGCCCGCCGCGGTGAAGAACTTCCTGACCTACTCGCTGATGCGGCTTGGGACCGATCACGTCGACGTCTACCGCCCGGCGCGTCTGGATCCCACGGTGCCCATCGAGGACACCGTTGGCGCCATCGCGGATCTGGTGAAGGCCGGCTACGTCCGGAAGATCGGTCTGTCCGAGGTCGGCCCGGAGACCCTCCGCCGCGCGGCGAAGGTGCATCCGATCGCCGACCTGCAGATCGAGTACTCCCTCGTCAGCCGCGATCCCGAGGACGCCATCTTCCCGATCCTCCATGAGCTGGGCATGGGCGCCACCCTCTACGGTGTCCTGTCTCGGGGCTTGCTCCCGGCGAGCCCGCTCCAGCCGGGAGACGCGCGGGCCCACATGCCGCGCTTCAGTGGGGACAACGCCGCGGCGAACGCCAGGCTGGTCGCGGCGCTGCGGGACCTCGCGGAGAAGTGGGGCCTGTCGCCCGGGCAACTGGCGATCGGGTACGTGCTCGGCAAGGCGCCGCGCTTCACGCCGACACTGGGCATGCGCACCCTGGAGCAGCTCGACGAGGCACTCGCCGCGAAGCCGTTGACCGCGGACCAGATCACGCAGGTCGAGAAGCTTGTCCCACGCGGTGCCATCGCGGGCACACGCTACCCGGCCGCGCACATGGCCCACCTCGACAGTGAGCGTCGCTAG